A part of Melittangium boletus DSM 14713 genomic DNA contains:
- the tnpC gene encoding IS66 family transposase produces the protein MVPLGQVKDLETAKQMAALLEAENARLHQRLEALVQENARLKGEDAQARLQLELTQLQEQLARMQQRLFGASSEKRPSAQQEEPAARECQQRGHGPRAQPELPVQEVLLPLDEADKVCGLCGGALAEWRGQTEDSEEVSVVERHFVLKRYRRQKYRCPEGCAPVTAPTAPRLIPGGRYAVDFAVHVALQKYAFHLPLARQERMYRREGLVVDTQTLWDQLSALARHLQPSYEALLAVVFASPLIHADETHWHLLDKGPGKKWYAWTVASPRAVHHRILPSRSGATARQVLGNYQGVAMVDGYAAYQTATKPGADGPASCSLVFCWAHVRRKFVEAEQVAPACAQVLSLIGQLYAIEAGLPDPHALEGAQQTAALAYRLLVRREQSVPLVAAIREWALAQRALPGSGLRKALEYMLALWSGLTVFLSNPWVPLDNNLVERQLRDLVLGRKNHYGSKSLRGTEVAALFYSLIETARLGGEDPGRYLLRAALAAIDNPGTFTLPSSLD, from the coding sequence ATGGTTCCCCTCGGGCAGGTGAAGGACCTGGAGACGGCGAAGCAGATGGCGGCGCTGCTCGAGGCGGAGAACGCGCGGCTGCACCAGCGGCTGGAGGCGCTGGTGCAAGAGAATGCGCGGCTCAAGGGGGAGGACGCCCAGGCGCGGCTGCAACTGGAGCTCACCCAGCTCCAGGAGCAACTGGCGCGCATGCAGCAGCGCCTCTTCGGAGCCTCCAGCGAGAAGCGCCCGAGCGCGCAGCAGGAGGAGCCCGCCGCGCGCGAGTGCCAGCAGCGGGGACATGGGCCGCGAGCCCAGCCGGAGCTGCCCGTGCAAGAGGTGCTGCTGCCGTTGGACGAGGCGGACAAGGTATGCGGCCTGTGCGGCGGAGCCCTCGCGGAGTGGCGGGGGCAGACGGAGGACAGCGAGGAGGTGAGCGTGGTGGAGCGCCACTTCGTCCTCAAGCGCTACCGCCGACAGAAGTACCGCTGCCCGGAGGGGTGCGCACCCGTCACCGCACCCACCGCGCCGCGCCTCATTCCGGGCGGCCGCTACGCGGTGGATTTCGCCGTGCACGTGGCGCTGCAGAAGTATGCCTTCCACCTGCCGCTGGCGCGCCAGGAGCGCATGTACCGGCGCGAGGGCCTGGTAGTGGATACCCAGACACTCTGGGACCAGTTGTCCGCCCTGGCCCGCCACCTCCAGCCCAGCTACGAGGCACTGCTCGCCGTCGTCTTCGCTTCCCCCCTCATCCACGCGGATGAGACGCACTGGCACCTGCTGGACAAGGGCCCGGGGAAGAAGTGGTACGCATGGACGGTGGCCAGTCCCCGTGCGGTGCACCACCGCATTCTCCCCAGCCGCTCCGGGGCCACGGCCCGGCAGGTGCTGGGCAACTACCAGGGCGTCGCCATGGTGGACGGCTACGCCGCCTACCAGACGGCGACGAAACCGGGGGCCGACGGGCCGGCCTCCTGTAGCCTGGTGTTTTGTTGGGCCCACGTGCGGCGCAAATTCGTGGAGGCCGAGCAGGTGGCCCCCGCGTGCGCCCAGGTGCTGTCTCTCATTGGCCAGTTGTATGCCATTGAGGCCGGCCTGCCTGACCCACATGCGCTGGAGGGAGCACAACAGACCGCGGCGCTCGCGTACCGTCTGCTGGTGCGGCGGGAGCAGTCCGTCCCGCTGGTGGCGGCCATCCGCGAGTGGGCACTGGCTCAGCGCGCGCTGCCAGGCAGCGGCCTGCGCAAGGCCCTCGAGTACATGCTGGCGCTGTGGAGCGGGCTCACCGTCTTCCTCTCCAACCCCTGGGTGCCCTTGGACAACAACCTGGTGGAGCGCCAGCTGCGCGACCTGGTGCTGGGCCGCAAGAATCACTACGGCTCCAAGTCGCTGCGCGGCACCGAGGTGGCGGCCCTCTTCTACTCGCTGATTGAGACGGCCCGCCTGGGCGGTGAGGACCCGGGGCGCTACCTGCTGCGCGCCGCGCTCGCCGCCATCGACAACCCCGGCACCTTCACGCTCCCCTCCAGCCTCGACTGA
- the tnpB gene encoding IS66 family insertion sequence element accessory protein TnpB (TnpB, as the term is used for proteins encoded by IS66 family insertion elements, is considered an accessory protein, since TnpC, encoded by a neighboring gene, is a DDE family transposase.), protein MLTLTRAVRVYASAVPVDMRKGFDGLSALVEQQLGGQLLKGDVFLFVGRCRQRAKVLYFDGTGLVLLTKRLFKGRFARPWAQAGAVSVELTVAELSLFLEGCELAGRWKLSPPAFEEKELAVEAAV, encoded by the coding sequence GTGCTGACACTCACGCGGGCGGTGCGGGTGTACGCCAGTGCGGTGCCGGTGGACATGCGCAAGGGGTTTGATGGATTGAGCGCGCTGGTGGAGCAGCAGCTGGGAGGACAGCTGCTCAAGGGCGACGTCTTCCTCTTCGTGGGGCGGTGTCGCCAGCGGGCCAAGGTGCTCTACTTCGACGGCACGGGGCTGGTGCTGCTCACCAAGCGTCTCTTCAAGGGACGCTTCGCGCGGCCGTGGGCCCAGGCCGGAGCGGTGAGCGTGGAGCTGACGGTGGCCGAGCTGTCCTTGTTTCTGGAGGGGTGCGAGCTGGCGGGCAGGTGGAAGCTGTCGCCGCCAGCCTTCGAGGAGAAAGAACTTGCGGTGGAGGCGGCCGTGTAG
- a CDS encoding DUF2190 family protein gives MNNQDGYFRLTGDVHISGRWYVQGPWDAEGRRIIPGRIQEGKVLSLDWMPFFSVRYPGQALDYTETEATAVVSHRFVSLCDRLGIQNDVQFIPARVENQSERYFILNTLHIIRCIDEARCEEVTFWEPRHGEPERVGEYRNVAGLRIDPTKVGGANIFRPWGWTVVLIVSERVKLAMEEEGLTGAKFIEV, from the coding sequence ATGAACAATCAGGATGGATATTTCCGTCTAACGGGCGATGTACACATTTCGGGGCGCTGGTATGTCCAAGGCCCATGGGATGCTGAGGGAAGGAGGATTATTCCCGGGCGGATACAGGAGGGAAAGGTTTTGAGCTTGGACTGGATGCCCTTCTTCTCTGTGCGTTACCCCGGACAGGCACTCGATTATACAGAAACAGAGGCCACTGCCGTTGTAAGCCATCGCTTTGTTTCCCTGTGCGATCGGCTAGGCATCCAGAACGACGTGCAGTTCATCCCGGCGCGAGTGGAGAACCAGTCTGAGCGGTATTTCATCCTCAACACACTCCACATCATCAGGTGTATTGATGAGGCTCGATGCGAGGAGGTTACATTTTGGGAGCCTAGGCATGGAGAGCCAGAAAGGGTGGGCGAATACCGGAACGTCGCCGGTCTGAGGATAGACCCGACGAAGGTAGGCGGCGCTAATATCTTCCGTCCTTGGGGCTGGACGGTGGTGCTGATCGTCTCCGAGCGCGTCAAGCTGGCCATGGAGGAAGAAGGCCTCACCGGTGCCAAGTTCATCGAAGTGTGA
- a CDS encoding acyltransferase, with protein sequence MIAQLLPTRSASVRARFSEMRAQLRPLPQYAVGMVRAQWLFRSCLKGWGVRAYGHVQVNNQGWMELGQKLTFKGGMLPTTLTCHPDARLTVGSRCHFNYGVSLEAWESVRIGDRCMFGSFVRISDRDGQRTAPIIIEDDVWIAHGAILMPGVRIGARSVVAAGSIVTQDVPPDSMAMGNPARSMSLDLVSRAPGS encoded by the coding sequence ATGATTGCCCAGCTTCTTCCCACCCGGTCCGCGTCCGTGCGGGCGCGGTTCTCGGAGATGCGCGCCCAACTCCGGCCCCTCCCCCAATACGCGGTGGGCATGGTGCGCGCGCAATGGCTCTTCCGCTCCTGCCTCAAGGGGTGGGGCGTGCGCGCTTACGGCCACGTGCAGGTGAACAACCAGGGCTGGATGGAGTTGGGCCAGAAGCTCACCTTCAAGGGTGGCATGCTGCCCACCACCCTCACCTGCCATCCCGACGCCCGGCTCACCGTGGGCTCCCGCTGCCACTTCAACTACGGCGTGTCCCTGGAGGCCTGGGAATCCGTGCGTATTGGCGACCGGTGCATGTTCGGCTCGTTCGTGCGCATCAGCGACCGGGATGGCCAGCGCACCGCGCCCATCATCATCGAGGACGATGTCTGGATTGCCCATGGCGCCATCCTCATGCCAGGCGTGCGCATCGGTGCACGCTCGGTGGTCGCCGCGGGCAGCATCGTCACCCAGGATGTGCCGCCCGACTCGATGGCCATGGGAAACCCGGCGCGCAGCATGAGCCTGGATCTGGTGTCGCGCGCGCCGGGGTCCTGA
- a CDS encoding acyl carrier protein, whose product MSVRDRIRNFIVDTFFVDDFGDDDSFLRKGLIDSTGMMELVAFIETEFGIKLEDTELVPENLDSLSRVVAFVGHKQSSPRKQS is encoded by the coding sequence GTGAGCGTTCGTGATCGCATCCGGAACTTCATCGTCGATACCTTCTTCGTGGACGACTTCGGGGACGACGACTCGTTCCTCCGCAAGGGCCTCATCGACTCCACGGGCATGATGGAGTTGGTGGCGTTCATCGAGACGGAGTTCGGCATCAAGCTGGAGGACACGGAATTGGTGCCGGAGAACCTGGACTCGCTCTCGCGCGTGGTGGCCTTCGTGGGCCACAAGCAGTCGAGCCCGCGGAAGCAGAGCTGA
- a CDS encoding acyltransferase — protein sequence MTLSLPLTQELDTLISRLKLRRCRMVGASPTVLGRVWIHGEGEVCVGTRVVLDGRIAPIELHAQRGGRIVLEDEVTIEGGTSIEAQECVTVGARSRLGSWCKVMDNHYHPLRGNRHERPSSVPLLIEESVKVGSRAILLPGTHLQKGASVAPGTVVSRRIPADTAVGGWPARMIRREVVG from the coding sequence ATGACCCTGTCCCTTCCACTGACGCAAGAGTTGGACACACTCATCTCGCGCCTGAAGTTGCGCCGCTGCCGCATGGTGGGCGCCTCGCCCACGGTGTTGGGCCGGGTGTGGATCCACGGCGAGGGCGAGGTGTGCGTGGGCACCCGCGTGGTGCTCGACGGCCGCATCGCCCCCATCGAGTTGCACGCCCAGCGCGGGGGCCGCATCGTCCTGGAGGACGAGGTGACCATCGAAGGGGGCACCTCCATCGAGGCGCAGGAATGCGTCACCGTGGGCGCCCGGAGCCGCCTGGGTTCCTGGTGCAAGGTGATGGACAACCACTACCACCCGCTGCGTGGCAACCGTCACGAGCGCCCGTCGTCCGTGCCCCTGCTCATCGAGGAATCCGTGAAGGTAGGCAGCCGCGCCATCCTGCTGCCGGGCACCCACCTTCAAAAAGGGGCCAGCGTGGCACCGGGTACTGTCGTCTCGCGACGCATTCCCGCCGACACAGCGGTCGGGGGATGGCCCGCGCGGATGATCCGCCGGGAGGTGGTTGGATGA
- the tnpB gene encoding IS66 family insertion sequence element accessory protein TnpB, which translates to MLTLPSSVRILLASQPVDMRKSIDGLMALVRNE; encoded by the coding sequence ATGCTGACGCTGCCCTCGTCGGTGAGGATTCTGCTGGCGAGCCAGCCGGTGGACATGCGCAAGTCCATTGATGGGCTCATGGCGCTGGTGCGCAACGAGTGA
- a CDS encoding DUF2381 family protein: MESRGLLGALPSLLLPAACRSNSCCSSSLTPSRAVLLAGAAQAAEPPPVPRCAATARFDLAAGSPEGALDVCASADETTTFVFDSRVAVGAVDFQPGGRLADWALGQEGLRLHVSPKGDYLPGERVKVTVRFADGAAPASASFWLVGHASRGTRRVEVFRQPRPPDVLKKERDEA; the protein is encoded by the coding sequence GTGGAGTCAAGGGGACTTCTCGGCGCTCTTCCCTCCCTTCTCCTTCCCGCCGCGTGTCGCTCCAACTCGTGCTGCTCAAGTTCTTTGACACCCTCTCGGGCCGTCCTGCTCGCTGGTGCTGCGCAAGCCGCAGAGCCTCCTCCCGTCCCCCGCTGCGCTGCGACAGCGCGTTTTGACCTGGCCGCAGGCTCCCCGGAAGGAGCGCTGGACGTGTGCGCGAGTGCGGACGAGACAACGACCTTCGTCTTTGACTCCCGCGTCGCTGTGGGGGCGGTGGATTTTCAGCCAGGGGGCCGCCTCGCAGATTGGGCACTCGGGCAAGAGGGACTGCGCCTCCACGTCAGTCCCAAGGGGGATTATCTGCCGGGAGAGCGGGTCAAGGTGACGGTGCGCTTCGCGGATGGCGCGGCACCGGCAAGCGCGAGCTTTTGGCTTGTGGGTCATGCGTCAAGAGGGACACGCCGGGTGGAGGTGTTCCGGCAGCCGCGCCCTCCCGACGTGCTCAAGAAAGAGCGTGACGAAGCATAG
- a CDS encoding MBL fold metallo-hydrolase, with protein sequence MIRHLVSYESSDTLPGHPSSGPYPMPAAVAGLRLHVFNTGMNRMSALLVGEHRPWRPAPAFVIEHPREGLIVFDCGLSTSVAREGESALPVPMRWLFESRGREGRTLDAQMREAGLEPARARWVIISHLHDDHIGATASFEGATFIGGLGTAGKVLGLSVPRWREVDFHDTRALPPFDASLDLFGDGSVVLLRGGGHAREDVMALLALPGGPVLLTGDAVVHREWLHSDNVERVAVDSQRAADVRNQVRALLVARPDVTLLPGHELQGAPGSRGDVTLHHPEWFKAEAWPLSH encoded by the coding sequence ATGATTCGACACCTCGTCTCCTACGAATCGTCTGACACCCTTCCTGGACACCCTTCCTCGGGTCCCTATCCGATGCCCGCGGCGGTGGCCGGTCTTCGGCTCCACGTCTTCAACACGGGAATGAACCGCATGTCGGCGCTCCTGGTCGGTGAGCACCGCCCATGGCGGCCGGCTCCTGCCTTCGTGATCGAACATCCGCGAGAAGGGCTCATTGTGTTCGACTGCGGGCTCTCCACGTCCGTCGCCCGAGAGGGCGAGTCCGCTCTGCCTGTGCCGATGCGCTGGCTCTTCGAGAGCCGCGGACGCGAGGGAAGGACGCTCGACGCACAGATGCGAGAGGCCGGACTGGAGCCAGCCCGCGCCCGATGGGTCATCATCTCGCACCTGCACGACGATCACATTGGCGCCACCGCGTCCTTCGAGGGCGCGACCTTCATCGGTGGGCTGGGAACGGCCGGCAAGGTGCTGGGCCTGTCGGTGCCTCGTTGGCGCGAAGTGGACTTCCACGACACGCGCGCCCTCCCGCCTTTCGATGCCTCGCTCGACTTGTTCGGAGATGGCAGCGTCGTGCTGCTGCGTGGCGGTGGCCATGCGCGGGAGGACGTCATGGCTCTCCTCGCCCTACCGGGGGGGCCGGTGCTCCTCACCGGCGATGCCGTTGTTCACCGAGAATGGCTGCATTCTGACAACGTGGAGCGTGTCGCGGTGGACTCCCAGCGCGCGGCTGACGTGCGCAATCAAGTTCGTGCACTGCTGGTGGCTCGGCCTGACGTCACCCTGCTCCCTGGGCACGAGCTCCAAGGCGCGCCTGGCTCCCGCGGGGATGTCACCCTTCATCATCCCGAGTGGTTCAAAGCGGAGGCTTGGCCGCTCTCCCATTGA
- a CDS encoding DUF5953 family protein, with amino-acid sequence MANLHSTVILIFYAPALAVGDSRPLAIVRAMERALPGLSLEWTVSGEGKLIQLPQREAWLAKGRPTGRGFPLICNGDKSYRVTLSGWERPAGISPAGQAQFEVHAKLPLHVAGSEAAVDALESIGETTRAFWGRATPEGVAAKMAQQVRHSVRDPHVPPLGLPAIKLTEEIRSPEIPHHLGWLNYWSAAAAQAIGFPDPTRDAELLSRSRRTASGGWVVQLTDAPLDLDNPAHLDALKRAYERFPEIGGRATP; translated from the coding sequence ATGGCAAACCTACATAGTACCGTCATCCTCATCTTTTACGCGCCTGCTCTCGCGGTTGGTGACAGCCGCCCTTTGGCCATCGTCCGTGCAATGGAGCGAGCCCTTCCTGGCTTGAGCCTGGAGTGGACGGTTTCCGGTGAGGGGAAGTTGATCCAGCTACCGCAGCGTGAGGCATGGCTCGCCAAAGGGAGACCAACCGGGAGGGGATTTCCGCTCATTTGCAATGGCGACAAGAGCTACCGGGTAACGCTTTCTGGATGGGAAAGACCTGCGGGGATCTCCCCAGCAGGGCAGGCACAGTTTGAGGTTCATGCAAAACTGCCGCTGCATGTAGCGGGGAGCGAAGCGGCAGTGGATGCGCTTGAAAGCATAGGGGAAACCACACGCGCGTTCTGGGGGCGTGCGACGCCGGAGGGCGTGGCCGCGAAGATGGCGCAGCAGGTGCGCCATTCCGTACGTGATCCACATGTTCCGCCCTTGGGGCTGCCGGCTATCAAGCTCACAGAGGAGATCCGCTCACCTGAGATTCCGCATCACCTGGGGTGGCTGAACTACTGGTCCGCCGCTGCTGCGCAAGCCATCGGCTTTCCGGACCCCACCCGTGACGCGGAGCTGCTCTCGCGCTCACGGCGCACGGCATCCGGAGGGTGGGTCGTGCAGCTCACCGATGCGCCTCTCGATCTGGACAACCCCGCCCACCTGGACGCGCTCAAACGAGCCTACGAGCGCTTCCCCGAGATCGGCGGGCGCGCTACCCCTTGA
- the asnB gene encoding asparagine synthase (glutamine-hydrolyzing): MCGITGFTFPAGGGAAAARSMHAGRLRRMTASIKHRGPDAQRALLLDGVALGHTRLSIVDVASGHQPMRDKATGLTVVFNGEIFNHVELREQLSGGYAFRTRSDTEVILAAYLQWGIDCVRRFEGQWAFALWDPRDRTLCLSRDRVGICPLYYAWLPDGHVAFASEAKALFAGGLVTPALDARGLKQTFQLWSPVAPRTCFEGVSLLPPAHTARLKDGTLDVHRYWDLDFGVTPEPVEDAPRLLEELGAVLEKAVRLRLRADVPVAAYLSGGLDSSLLCALAQRQLGGTLRTFSVGFAHARFDERRHQATVAEQLHTEHRVVEMRDGDIGALLPRVIFHAEQVMMRTAPAPFLRLSGWVRENGIKVVLAGEGSDEMFLGYDLFKETKVRQFWARQPGSKYRPLLLRELYPTLSVSQQNVELLREFFGMGLDTPGSLAFSHQVRWSNSGRILRFLAPEFAAKVAHEDPVASVLASVPAHVAGWRPLARAQYLEARTLLSGYLLSAQGDRMLLGNAVEGRFPFLDTAVMEFAARVPEQLRLRGLDEKHLLKRFSRGKVPASILERSKFPYRAPIVGALVGAEAPAWARELLAPDAVTATGVFDARKVERLVAKLRAPNAAESEADTMALFAVASTQLLAHHFLHPRPPPAADVEAVRLEAA; this comes from the coding sequence ATGTGCGGCATCACGGGTTTCACCTTCCCGGCGGGTGGGGGCGCCGCAGCCGCGCGGAGCATGCATGCCGGGCGGCTCCGCCGCATGACCGCCAGCATCAAGCACCGGGGGCCGGACGCGCAGCGGGCGCTCCTCCTGGACGGCGTGGCCTTGGGGCACACGCGACTGTCCATCGTGGACGTGGCCAGCGGCCACCAACCCATGCGGGACAAGGCCACCGGCCTCACCGTCGTCTTCAACGGAGAGATCTTCAACCACGTGGAGTTGCGCGAGCAGCTCTCGGGCGGGTATGCGTTCCGAACCCGCTCGGACACGGAGGTCATCCTCGCGGCGTATCTCCAGTGGGGCATCGACTGCGTGCGCCGCTTCGAAGGGCAGTGGGCCTTCGCGTTGTGGGATCCGCGTGATCGCACGCTGTGCCTGTCGCGCGACCGCGTGGGCATCTGCCCGCTGTACTACGCGTGGCTCCCGGACGGACACGTGGCCTTCGCCTCGGAGGCCAAGGCCCTCTTCGCGGGCGGCCTGGTGACGCCGGCGCTGGATGCGCGAGGCCTCAAGCAGACGTTCCAACTCTGGTCGCCGGTGGCGCCGCGCACCTGCTTCGAGGGCGTATCGCTGCTGCCGCCCGCGCACACCGCACGGCTGAAGGACGGGACGCTGGACGTCCACCGCTACTGGGACCTGGACTTCGGCGTGACGCCGGAGCCGGTGGAGGACGCGCCGCGCCTGCTGGAGGAGCTCGGCGCGGTGCTGGAGAAGGCGGTGCGGCTGCGGCTGCGCGCGGACGTGCCGGTGGCGGCGTACCTGTCGGGCGGCCTGGACTCCAGCCTGCTGTGCGCGCTGGCGCAGCGGCAGCTGGGCGGCACGCTGCGCACCTTCTCCGTGGGCTTCGCGCACGCGCGCTTCGACGAGCGGCGGCACCAGGCCACGGTGGCGGAGCAGCTGCATACCGAGCACCGCGTGGTGGAGATGCGGGACGGCGACATCGGCGCGCTGCTGCCCCGTGTCATCTTCCACGCGGAGCAGGTGATGATGCGCACCGCGCCGGCTCCCTTCCTGCGGCTGAGCGGGTGGGTCCGGGAGAACGGCATCAAGGTGGTCCTCGCCGGTGAGGGGTCCGACGAGATGTTCCTCGGCTACGACCTCTTCAAGGAGACGAAGGTCCGCCAGTTCTGGGCACGCCAGCCGGGCTCGAAGTACCGGCCGCTGCTGCTGCGCGAGCTCTACCCCACCCTGTCGGTGAGCCAGCAGAACGTGGAGCTGCTGCGCGAGTTCTTCGGCATGGGGCTGGACACGCCGGGCAGCCTGGCTTTTTCGCACCAGGTGCGCTGGTCCAACAGTGGCCGCATCCTGCGCTTCCTCGCGCCGGAGTTCGCGGCGAAGGTGGCGCACGAGGATCCGGTGGCGTCGGTGCTGGCATCGGTGCCAGCGCACGTGGCCGGGTGGCGGCCGCTGGCGCGGGCGCAGTACCTGGAGGCGCGCACGCTGCTGTCTGGATACCTGCTGTCCGCGCAGGGCGACCGGATGCTGCTGGGCAACGCGGTGGAGGGGCGCTTCCCGTTCCTGGACACGGCGGTGATGGAGTTCGCCGCGCGCGTGCCCGAGCAACTCCGGCTGCGCGGACTGGATGAGAAGCACCTCCTCAAGCGCTTCTCGCGGGGCAAGGTGCCGGCTTCCATCCTGGAGCGGAGCAAGTTCCCCTACCGCGCCCCGATCGTCGGCGCGCTGGTGGGCGCCGAGGCCCCCGCGTGGGCACGGGAGCTGCTGGCCCCGGACGCGGTGACGGCCACGGGCGTCTTCGACGCGCGCAAGGTGGAGCGGCTGGTGGCCAAGCTGCGCGCTCCCAACGCGGCCGAGAGCGAAGCGGACACCATGGCCTTGTTCGCCGTGGCCTCCACTCAGCTCCTGGCCCACCACTTCCTCCACCCGCGCCCGCCGCCGGCCGCGGACGTGGAGGCCGTGCGACTGGAGGCCGCATGA
- a CDS encoding transposase, with protein MEKELEQFRQEVQRLRAGRAKGSGPFPAPMRAFAVRYLAQALEKGETLKSVVERLGVSEPTLQAWRRGQTPGSKARGSEPRRAGLVPVVVHEAKVPARPREGTTLAVVSPQGWRVEGLGVEEAVEVLRRVAC; from the coding sequence GTGGAGAAGGAGTTGGAGCAGTTCCGGCAAGAGGTGCAGAGACTGAGAGCGGGACGAGCCAAGGGCTCGGGCCCCTTCCCCGCGCCGATGAGAGCGTTCGCGGTGCGCTACCTGGCGCAGGCGCTGGAGAAGGGAGAGACGCTCAAGTCGGTGGTGGAGAGGCTGGGGGTGTCGGAGCCGACGCTGCAGGCGTGGAGGCGGGGGCAGACGCCTGGGAGCAAGGCGAGAGGGAGTGAGCCGAGGCGCGCGGGGCTGGTGCCAGTGGTGGTGCACGAGGCGAAGGTGCCCGCGAGGCCGCGAGAGGGCACTACCTTGGCGGTGGTGTCGCCCCAAGGCTGGAGGGTGGAAGGGCTGGGGGTGGAGGAGGCGGTGGAGGTGCTGCGGAGGGTGGCGTGCTGA
- the tnpB gene encoding IS66 family insertion sequence element accessory protein TnpB (TnpB, as the term is used for proteins encoded by IS66 family insertion elements, is considered an accessory protein, since TnpC, encoded by a neighboring gene, is a DDE family transposase.) — protein sequence MYSGHLFVFVGRRGDKAKILTWDRGGFVLYYKRLKTGCFRLPPVEGTAVQELQPVGEGKRSVVYEYIPARLERQVHAQQTLACQCDEGLMTVPGPVRLGDKSQTWRRGRWRRWPTDSWKRLPRST from the coding sequence ATCTACAGCGGGCACCTGTTTGTCTTCGTAGGGCGACGCGGGGACAAGGCGAAGATTCTCACCTGGGACCGAGGAGGCTTCGTGCTGTACTACAAGCGCCTGAAGACAGGCTGCTTCCGTCTGCCGCCGGTGGAGGGGACCGCGGTACAAGAGCTCCAGCCCGTGGGCGAGGGCAAACGCAGCGTCGTGTATGAGTACATACCGGCCCGGCTCGAGCGCCAGGTGCATGCACAGCAGACACTGGCGTGCCAGTGCGACGAGGGGCTGATGACAGTGCCCGGGCCGGTGCGGCTGGGAGACAAGAGTCAGACCTGGCGGCGCGGGAGGTGGCGCCGCTGGCCGACAGACTCCTGGAAGAGATTGCCGCGCAGTACGTGA
- a CDS encoding AHH domain-containing protein has translation MGHKGPHPEQYHQEVYDRLNDAIKLCAGPDECRRKLTNALDEIAGDICRSGSRINKLVTKNP, from the coding sequence ATTGGCCATAAGGGGCCTCACCCCGAGCAGTACCATCAAGAGGTTTATGATCGTCTGAATGACGCAATCAAGCTGTGCGCAGGGCCAGACGAATGCAGGCGCAAGCTTACCAATGCGCTTGATGAAATCGCGGGCGACATCTGCAGGTCTGGATCAAGAATCAATAAACTCGTTACAAAAAATCCATGA
- a CDS encoding DUF6310 domain-containing protein: protein MGLGLCVLAAPEILVGAVVVTGVVVVGFAIKEGLEAYELRRGRPQVRPAPETRPAPETRPVPVTKPAPAKPSQEQKPKPEPKGPDVPPLWPTDTSERERRRRCEPVPVPYHRGGNKLHDKCADRIPLNSFPGGDVFVNGKNFDALQLATRTLWEVKTDNFDTYPPELHEFVLEEQLPKLQHERALALACGFAFKVGVRSAAHKAALLDRDGTLDIVVMDWC, encoded by the coding sequence ATGGGGCTCGGACTGTGTGTCCTGGCCGCCCCGGAGATTCTCGTGGGGGCGGTGGTGGTGACGGGCGTGGTGGTGGTGGGCTTCGCCATCAAAGAGGGGCTGGAGGCGTATGAGCTGAGAAGGGGCCGTCCCCAGGTCAGGCCCGCGCCTGAAACGCGCCCGGCGCCCGAGACACGCCCGGTGCCTGTAACGAAGCCCGCCCCGGCGAAGCCCTCGCAGGAGCAAAAGCCCAAGCCGGAGCCAAAAGGGCCGGACGTCCCTCCGTTGTGGCCCACCGACACCTCGGAGCGGGAGCGCCGTCGCAGGTGCGAGCCCGTCCCGGTGCCATACCACCGTGGCGGCAATAAATTGCACGACAAATGCGCCGACAGAATTCCGCTCAACAGTTTCCCCGGCGGGGATGTGTTCGTGAATGGGAAGAACTTCGACGCGCTGCAACTGGCCACGCGCACGCTGTGGGAGGTCAAGACCGACAACTTCGACACGTACCCGCCCGAACTCCACGAGTTCGTGCTTGAGGAACAATTGCCGAAGTTACAGCATGAGCGCGCCCTTGCACTGGCCTGCGGATTTGCCTTCAAGGTCGGCGTGCGCAGCGCCGCACACAAAGCCGCGTTGCTCGACCGAGATGGAACCCTCGATATCGTTGTCATGGATTGGTGCTGA